In Candidatus Nitrosarchaeum limnium SFB1, the following proteins share a genomic window:
- a CDS encoding hypothetical protein (hypothetical protein Nmar_0990), giving the protein MSSKPQALTSLGPMRAFASNAKKISTELIQINESLLEFNKFVTEYYKQLSETWTDAQKKVNLKSPDVPHDIEQMESFKRIWIDIFDNDFTELFDSEKFGENYGKLVSKELELTKHWNNISNVILQSVNLPSKEEIDEVYKEMHSLKKRITKLEIELKKKKEVKTKEE; this is encoded by the coding sequence ATGTCAAGCAAACCACAAGCATTAACATCACTTGGACCAATGCGTGCATTCGCTTCAAATGCTAAAAAAATATCAACAGAATTAATCCAAATAAATGAAAGTTTATTGGAGTTTAACAAATTTGTTACAGAATATTATAAACAACTATCGGAAACTTGGACAGATGCACAAAAAAAGGTAAATCTGAAATCGCCAGATGTACCACATGACATAGAACAAATGGAATCATTTAAGAGAATATGGATAGATATTTTTGACAATGATTTTACGGAGTTATTTGATTCAGAAAAATTTGGAGAAAATTATGGCAAATTGGTTTCAAAAGAGTTAGAACTGACAAAACATTGGAACAACATTTCAAATGTAATTTTACAATCTGTGAATTTGCCAAGTAAAGAAGAGATTGATGAGGTGTACAAAGAAATGCACTCACTTAAAAAAAGAATTACAAAATTAGAAATTGAATTGAAAAAGAAAAAAGAAGTAAAAACAAAGGAGGAATAA
- a CDS encoding poly(R)-hydroxyalkanoic acid synthase, class III, PhaC subunit, producing the protein MKNETKFDPKLIEEMIKFSKHVMDAPKLVSAPDEISLEITPHDIVQEIDKTRLLHYRPLTDKQHKTPLLISYALINRYHILDIQPEKSWVRNLLLQGFDVYMLDWGSPTSMDKYLDFDDYVNGYLDSSVEYIKNESSTEKISLQGYCTGATIATAYTALHPESVKNYIATAPVIDGWRDTTVISNLAKHMDVDKMVEIIGNMPPEFMYYCFSVLKPFEQGIEKYVNFFKNIENKKFVDNFLRVEKWLGDTPPIPGELFRQWIKDIYQENLLIQNKMYVGGSLIDLKKISMPLFTQVAVGDHLVSPECSMPLHYAVGSEDKTLKIYPTGHVGMIASSLSQNKVLPELGKWLEERS; encoded by the coding sequence ATGAAAAACGAAACAAAATTTGATCCTAAACTGATAGAAGAGATGATAAAATTCAGCAAACATGTTATGGATGCACCTAAATTAGTTTCCGCCCCAGATGAAATTAGTTTAGAAATAACTCCTCATGACATAGTACAAGAAATTGATAAGACGAGATTGCTACACTACAGACCACTTACAGACAAACAACACAAGACGCCATTACTAATTTCATATGCATTGATTAACAGATATCATATTTTAGATATTCAACCAGAAAAGAGTTGGGTAAGAAATTTACTATTACAAGGATTTGATGTGTACATGTTAGATTGGGGATCCCCTACTAGTATGGATAAATATTTGGATTTTGATGATTATGTTAATGGATATTTAGATAGTAGTGTAGAATATATCAAAAATGAATCATCAACAGAAAAAATATCTTTACAAGGATATTGCACAGGTGCCACTATTGCAACAGCATACACTGCATTACATCCAGAAAGTGTGAAAAACTATATTGCAACTGCACCGGTAATTGACGGATGGCGTGACACTACAGTAATTAGTAATTTAGCAAAACACATGGATGTAGATAAAATGGTAGAGATTATAGGAAATATGCCTCCAGAATTCATGTATTATTGTTTTTCAGTACTAAAGCCATTTGAGCAAGGAATTGAAAAATATGTGAATTTTTTTAAAAATATTGAGAACAAAAAATTTGTAGATAATTTCTTAAGAGTTGAAAAATGGCTTGGAGACACACCACCAATACCAGGAGAGTTGTTCAGACAGTGGATTAAAGACATTTACCAAGAGAATCTTCTAATTCAAAATAAAATGTATGTAGGAGGAAGCCTGATTGATTTGAAAAAAATAAGCATGCCATTATTTACACAAGTTGCAGTAGGAGACCATTTAGTATCACCTGAATGTAGTATGCCTCTACATTATGCAGTTGGAAGTGAAGATAAAACATTGAAGATATACCCTACTGGGCATGTGGGAATGATTGCTAGTTCACTATCTCAAAACAAGGTACTTCCAGAATTAGGCAAGTGGCTTGAAGAAAGATCATAA